TGTTCTAAGAGGCTTTTAATTGTAAGAATAGCTTCTGTTTTGATCCTCCTTGTGGGAATCTTTTAACATCTTGTAATGTCTTTATTGTTTACTCTAAATTATGTTGTAGTATCGATAAGAGTATCGATAAGGAGTATCGTTATCGATAAAATCATATCAATATACTactcaggctgggtccagcattcaccgtatgacgtttgggacagattggataatgtatgtgggagttataagcgacttcattttttgtagcgagtgatggcgagtcatcgaactttgaggcatcgccacggccacgccctttaagttttgaaaaagtttctccatgatttttccaccccatgtcttaagagtaacctggccaagtttgaagtctgtggcattaaatctgtaggatgaGTTCGATCCTacgcaaggtgtggaatcgggcaaaaatggcaccaaaacacaccttccatccaaaatggccgcgtCTGcccatgatgaatgagtgtaccgaattttgtcgtcccatgtaaaactaaccccaatgcagggaccatttttaagtatcgtagggggcgctacagagtcaatgagcgactcccaaaaatataaagtccagtttttttcatgtcgtcgactggcaggtggtgctcgcaaaatttcatgagttttcgagcaccttttgcaaagaataataaaaagaaagaactcctacagataccatagggtccttgcagtttcactgctcggtccctattTATCTTCTGTTCTGATCCTCCTTGTGGGAATCTTTTAACATCTTgtaatgtctttattttttactctAAATTACGTTCTAGTATCGATAAATATCGCATCGATAATGAGTATCGGTATCGATAAAATCATACCGATATACAGTACATCCCTCAGATGTGGCCACAGTGATGTGAAAACGATCCAAACTTGGCagacactggctgtgttcgaaaccgcatactacatacttccatactgcatactgatcgatcagacagtatgcagagcgtttacccacaatgcatttcgctcctgcccgagccgaaatcagccggcctgaagctgatttcgcttaagctctaaagtctgtaaactttagcaacatttgaaacattttcaggagagaaagtagtcgtttagatccccaacgtgttgaaaacctgacaaaataccggctatttacaattttgttcccacgaattcggcgctactaaagctagccgcagtgagcaacgcacttctggttattttcacaaaaataaaatacccgttgccttttatcatagggaaagccattacgctaccattggtgcttttgttttgaaaataggAGTAAGAGAAGTATgcatttcgaacacagccactaaCATTTAACACTGAAATACTGAAGACTTTGGGCTCGACCTGGACGGGGGTTTAGTGACTCGACCTCGACACATTAACTACATGTTCATGATTTTGAAGTAAATTTTAGCCCATATGTCATAGCCTCAAGATTCAGCCAAGAGCAAGCAGCAGCCATTCCagctcacagaaaaaaaaaaaagcacattagGCTGATAGCGCACAATTATAGCGTCACAAGACGTGTTTAAGAGTAAACATCCTCAGTCGTTACAACCACTATTAAAAGCAAATTACAGATATATCAGTCACTGTATGTAATACATTTAACATGATGCAGCATTTAAATGATAGTAACCATTTTCAAGGGGAATCAATAAAGTGCCAAAACTTTACTTTCACAGTTGCTACGAGCGATATTTTCTGTTCAGTACTTTGGAGGAGCAGCTGAGGAGTTACTGCTGTCACCGTCATCAGACATCAGGGTAAAACTATTGACAATTTCAAGGCTAAAATACTTATCAAGACACTCTTTATTAGATGTTCCTGCCCCTATTGGAGATACTTTGATACAGCAGCAGGGTTTTTTCTGTAATGCACAGCAATGGTATGTtgtaaaaaatacttaattccAGGTTTTACATTCAGAATATCACTAATGAATCAGCATTACTATAAAGAAATATGTCAATACTATGAATAAAAGTACTTTTATGCAATATCATCGGAATATTACTGACTTCCGTAGCATTTCACAATTATATGCAGTGCTGGGTATTTTAATCTATGATGCTGTACTTTATAAGATCATCTTGTTATATATGTAAAACTACTACGTAGTTACGTCCGTCGCTCGTTATCAGAGTAAACACGTCTTATTATCTACTTTCAGCTGTGGAAATGGTTCCCCTTCCAGATCAGGTCTTTTGCCGAAAGATTTGCAACTCTAACTGAGAGCAAAAACTGCAAAAAGCTTGTTTACATTCAAAGGTTAAAGGTGGATAAAGATGCATCGTGCCATGATTTGTCATTTAAAGTAGCCTCATGCAGCCACAGCACAAAGAACTAAGAGCGTAAGGCACACTAAACTGAGGCGTCTGGATGTGATGGCGGCGTTATCTAACATTGAGtagtgtttcatttttttcatttcaattcTCAACTTTTTACATCTGATGAGgcttttcagtttctcctgcgtACCCCGAGAATCTAAGCTCCAAGATGACATCAGTGACTCCTCCAGCTAAGCTCCAGCTATGCTCAGTTCTTGCTAAACTGGACATCATTTCTATGACAAAAGCTTTTAACTTTTTACTCCCATCAAacagtttttcctttttatctCCTCCTCTCAAAGACATTTCTTTCTCCTCTGCCATctcatctttcttcttcttcttcttcttctttcctttcaGCCCCACACATCATCTAATTAGACACCTCTTCATCAATCAGAGATGCGTGTCCTGCTCCTCTTCGTCGTCCTCAGTGGCTGCTTGATTGACAAACACCTGAAATATAAATAGAAGTGTTTATGATGTTCCCAATAGGATGGCGAACCATTTTTTCCTCTCCAATACAAACCACCTAATCGATCATCCAATCACCTGCCAGCGACTGCTGTTCTCCCCGCCTCCTTCTCCCACCCCTGAGAGCCCGTTGGTGCTCGGCTTCTTCTCCCGCATCTCAGGCTGGCCGTCATTGGTCACATCCAGTGTAGGGTTGTCATGGTAACCATTCTCCACAGAATGAAGCTCCTCGGCACGGTACTGAAATGTGACATACGGTTATGCTCCTTCAGTCCGTTACGACTGGCAAATTAACCTGAGAGAAGTAAGCTAACTCTACGAGTTATTGACTTTATTGCCTGTTTTTACCCGCCCTTTGGAAGATGTATTGGTGTTTAGGCTCTCTTACTCAACTAAGAAACAATAAAGGAACGTAAAAACATCCACACTTAGGTacggagttcctcaaggctccaTCCTGGGCCCTGTCCTGTTATCACTGTTGCCTTTCCATTTTAAGTGACCCATATCTGATTTTTTTGTGAAAGTTTGAACTGCACAAAtcctttttataatttatttatttattttttttaaatctatagctgtagtcctcgctgcaactggccccggtttgagtcccgcatcggacagccctgtgctgcatgtcgttccccctctttctgccccctgcttcctgtctctctgaactttcctatccattaaaggcacaaaacccccctaaaaaaatgtttaaaaataaaacctgcgttaatccgcgataaaatattcatcggcgttaaataattaacaagttaacgcgataataacgagtgaactcgcccagccctactttaaacCTTTTAAAAATGCTTAATAACCATAAATCATCGCACCATTCTCCTGAAAGAACTGAATTATTTGACACTTTAATAGCTTAAAGTATGGAAATGTACCATTTTAAATGTGCCATTTTAAAAAGTTTCAGAGAAGCCACGGTTCACTCTTCAACATTAAAACACGTACAGATGTTGGTGTATATCAGCGGGTCGatggctgcaggtgtgtgtttccACCTACCACAGTCTTGGCTGCGGGCAGTCGCCTCTGCCAGCAGATGTATATGACTCCAGATGTGATGATGACCATGCAGATGGAGCCGATGATGACGAGAACCACAAACAGTTTGCCGTAGTCGCTGCGTGTTTTCCTGGGCCGTGACTGAcagctgctggctgcgctgtaGTTCTGGATGCCCACCTGGTAAAAAAACACAGAGAGTCCCAACACAGCAAATATAATGTGAGATTGTCACATGTGGAGCACCAAGCTTGGTAAATTAATTTGCTCTGTAAATACATAGCTAGTCTTATCATGACTGTTACTTTTTTCCCAATGATAATCTTGGTCACTGACAGAGAGTTTGCAGCTGTATCAACAGTTTCTTATTGTTCTGCATGTGATTATTTATATGAAAAGAAGCTTTAACAAAACAATCCTCAAACTTAACAAACTACAGGAGATGTTTTTGCTGTTATTTCCTGAGGAACGAACAGTGTAGGTGAAGGTAAAATGAGatgtttatatatgtaatatgaaaaaacactgaaaaaaacgaTTGCGCACACGAGCCATCGAGGTAAATGCTGGTTTAACtttcagtaaaaataaaaaaaaatgttctctgGCTGTACTTGTACTCACAGACAAGCAGAGAGTATTAAAAGTATCACGTCAGTGCACCTTATTGAGGCTTTTCCTGATCTGCCCCAGCATGTCCAGCACATCTTGGGTGGCAATAACTCCTGAAAGAAAAACACGTTCCACAATGTTTAAACAGTCCAGCGACTCAAACCCCAACGTCTCTGCTTATTTAGTGGATGTAAGAGTGGATGAGACTTTTTCATTATGTCCTGATTAGGCTGGACAatgattaaaaatgtttaatctaattaatcacatgatttccctgattaatcatgattaatcgcatttgtacgcaaaatcaaaaaatgaatccaaaagtagtgtatagcctttagcatttagttttattttaaatgtgctgccatatgaatgaaagtgccataacatttgctgtgcaaacacacttttaacatcagcatctttctgtagtttttatgtagaagcctcgctccactgtctgtttccttgaatgacttgctgctatcagttgtgtgttttgcctttaagtgatactttagactggaactactacgctgagaagacaattcaacttggctgtaaatgcaggagttttttaaaaattcattttgaaatacgtgtttttatgttgaaacaagtaaaacaggaagtagcgccagttagctccgtgagcttcacacagagactgaggagcacctgtaacggtgatgttacctgctagtttatctttattttattcctccatgcttcgtagtgtttgctgtaactgtgtgaatgtgatgcagaggagaagtggaagttaaagaatcctagttttgaccctgaagattgcctctggggaatgactctgccgttggttgagaagctaaaggctaaagtggccagtgttactttgattatttatcggtaccagcgacaatgctaagaatgttatttctttaatgattacaacaactaatgttgtcttttactttgtttacttgaacatttagttctacggtgttgatgtggcgttaataaacatctgtgaaaagaaccggagtctcgcatccaatcaatgggcggcatattggcagagtttacagatgactttggttctgtcgactccgccgtctttaaaatgaaaatggccgagtaaaagttccgtacccttctccatgtttggtggatccgccgattactttcttttccggttccacagcagacagcaacagacttttacaaaataaaagcctgtgagcaacagactttaacaataataaaataaataataaaacctgcgctaatgcgcgataataTATTTAtggacgttaaataattaacgagttaacgcgacaataacAAGTTAACCAGCCCAGCCGTAGTCCTGATacttaaaaccttaaaaactAAAGATGGTTAACTTTTTTCTCTCGTGACAGTGCACGTGAAGTCAGGTTTATACAGCAGTTAATTTACACTTCTTAAAGCTTCGGACAGCACAGAAGTGTCTTGGTAAACATTGTGACGTCACAGTGAGAGTTTTACGTGTTGAGTCATGCGTTTTAGGGTAAACTGCTTCTGTGGCagagattccagtttgttcttgtaaatgaagaatcttcctcacacaccagagtaagtcatggagttcctcagggttctgtgcttggacctattcttttcactttatacatgcttccattaggtaacattattagacagcctggcataaagttccattgctatgctgatgatactcagctgtacttatctataaaaccagatgaacccaataggttggtcagactacaagctatgtcttaaagacacaaagacctggatgactcagaactgtctgcttctaaattcagacaaaactgaagttgatatctttggacctgagcgcttcggGGAGAATGCGCTGTAGGCGTAAGCCTGCAGGATTTATCTCTTTTTCTGtaagtgtttctgtgtgtgtgtgtgtgtgtgttggtaccCTGTCCAGATGCCACATTCATGAgcagctggtgctgctggtgagTCGGTTTGCTCAGGTAGAGTACCCACGATCCCTCTGGGGTGTTCATTCTTCGAGCAAACACTCGCTCTATGATCTTCAACAACCGAACGCCCTGGAACGCACGAAACTCCTCCTGtttcacacaaacaaacacacatttttatggaccgagcagtgaaactgcaaggaccctattgtatctgtaaggtttcttcttcttctttctttctttcccattctttgcaaaaggtacatgaaaactcttgaaattttgcgagcgccacctgccagtcaacgacatgaaagaatctaaactttatacttttgggagtcgctcattgactctgtagcgccccctacgatacttaaaaatggtccccgcattggggttagtttcgagTGGGATGACTAAATTcgatacactcattcatcatgctcaGACgtacaaaaaagtctcatgtcgccatggtcccacgtccacaggaaggtgaccattttggatggaaagtgcgttttggtgcctttttttgcccgattccacgccttgcatgtgatcgaactcgtcctacagatttaatgctacaggcttcaaacttggccaggttactctgaagacatgggggggaaaaatcatggagaCACGTTACCAAACTCtaaacggtgtgggcgtggccattcGGTGAacatcgtgtgatggcgtttgtgatttgaaagccttatcatcgtctcaaagtcatgaaacttggcacacacgtccaccctgacgaattcgtacgtatgtaaagggtatcatgtgtgggcggagcaaaatggctcagtggcgctcCCTAGAAATTTTCAGAAACCCCTccacattggggttattatgtgctcgcacaTAATAGTACACAATAACTAATTTCCTTCTGGAGCCAACGGTGCGATGATGTCTAACATGTTGCCGTGACAACTGTTTACACACTGCAGCCTCGACGAGGCTTTCTTGTGCTGCTGCCATGGCGACGGATGCCGCAGTGGGGATCCCTCCTCTGTCGCCGCTACACGCACAAAAACAGACGACCTCCCGCAGCGTCTGTAGAACTCAGCAGGAGCTCTTTATCTCTCTCTGACAGAGGAAACTGTCAGGGTCTGTGTTATCTGTTCATGGTTTATTTTGATAGTCttgtctgcttcctgttttattttccttcacttcctgttgtgcGTCATTTTAGGTTTCTTGACTCCCGTTGTGTCTGATTGcccattgttttcacctgtGTTCTGTTTATTTGTACCTTTGCTCCCCAGTGTGTCCTTGTCAGATTGTCTGTGCATTTTTGCTAGCTTTCCGGCGTTTTACTCCTCGAGATATATATTGCATTCCTGTGTATTCTGACTCCTTGCCCGTTTTATGGATTACCCCTTTGCCTAGCGATTTTGTACCTTTGCCTTACTGACTGCCTTCCCGTGTACCGACTTGGAATAAACTCCTTTTACGTCTACCTCGTCTGcctctggtctgctctgtgggtccactgtctgtctgGCCGTGACAGAAACTCTGGCTATTGTTTTAGTGACGAATCTGCTCTGAAAAGTCGGAGGATTTTAGAGCGTGGGTAAACGGAGGATGTTGTCATGCCTGAGCTGTTTGTTTCAGATCAAACAAAAGGTCCGGTCCAACTAAAAAGAAGAGGGACGGAGAATATGGAATTATGACCATCAGGatacttttcttcttttggaAAATTCCCCTTTTATAGTTTTTATACTGCTAAATGTTCACGATATAAAGCTCTTTGCATCAGTCTGGAAGCGTCCCGAATTAACCTATAAAATAACAGGAAAACAAGAAGTCGGTGCAGTAATTCTATGCTGTTGTTCGGCCTCTGGGGAGCCTAATCCATCACTGATCGTTTCATTGTATTCAGGTATGCTGGAGAGAGAAATTCTGTACTTTTCTGGGCCtgagttctccaggcttcttgaaggacatcccaaagctcttctttggatgttttctgccttttgttccgttccctgccaacatgatcccaccctgcttcagtaatgttgagctccgggctctggggaggattcatccctccatcagacctgctgccactgattttcagcccacttcttgtgtcctttggcacagctcagccttttctccctgtttcccttccttaagaacggcttcctgacagccacccttccatggagcccatttctgatgaggcttgggccaacagcagatggatcagctgaaggtccagatgcatctctcagctcctgtgtcaggtctttgctggattttttcctctttcttaaggacatcactttcagatcctgttcatctgctgtagatagttctttaggcctgacacttcttcttttgtcctccacttttccagtttcctcaaatgttttaaggacacactgcacaccatgctgagatatgccaagttttcagctaatagctctttgggaatcaccttgttgctgcagaaatcctgttttctgtctgtcacactgtgttatctttgctgtttttcacagatgcaactaaagaaatgggaacaaatcttaattccagtctaaaacccacaaagagcttctagattattcatttctggtggcataaaacagtttaatcatttaatttatattaattgttccataattagtcattagattatatcttatattccttttttaagctttaaattgaatcttatttactttttcttgatgttgaataaaatattattctttattattgtctgttttttttcctacttttctacttttagacgtgataacattcatttTTTGGGGATTAGGAttctttttaaactgaatttcttatattaatttcattcttttggtaactgaaagcagttttaacgtaaatgtacaacaaagttgaaactatgaagctgtttttcacagatgcagctaaagaaatgggaacaaatgatgtgtctctgtgacaggctgctgggaacaaagtgcctaaagatccagtttaaaacggcttctttgctaagttgtctgttctgtgtggacacaacactggttcatcccttgagttaggagcctttttcctgcctgaatggttcataggtcagagttaagtggcttaacaaagaaaaaacacatcaggtacaaggactgaaaatgagggaaaaagcagaaaatgtccaaaaaccttcagaaagaacTACTGATCAAgatcactttaaaagattacaagaaagtctggctgctgggaaggaaaatataaagaaaggaGGGCTGGATCAAGACTTTTGAACCAGACTGTagacaaaactgaagtgaattgaattaatttcaTGCTTCGGAAGCAACAGACCTGTTAAAGAAATCAAGatctaaacaaaaaaatcaagatCTTAACTCTGTTATCTGTAATCTTTAGATGATTTGATCCAAACACGATGTTTAAGATGAATATCCTTGTACTTACACAGTTCAGGTTCTGCGTCATGTTAAGTATGACATAGCCCCGTCCAGCTAGCTCGCTCCAGTTTATACACACCACCTGAAACATTCACAGTTAGAAAAAAGGTCCTAAAAAAGATTTTAGGAAAGATTTAACATTTCTATTTCCTGTTCTTCCCGATCGCCGGACGTTCCTTAAAGTTCATTTAAATGTACCTGCCGTGGCTCCTCCAGATTCGGGTCGAGCTCCGGCTCGGTGAAGCCGTTCGTGGGGGAAGGATCTGTGGTGAGCGGGATGATGTGTCTGATTCTTGTTCCTTCTCTTTCCATCTTTCTCCTTTTCTCGTTGTCCTCCTCTTTGCTTCTGTCTTCCAGTCCAAATCCTAAAGTGAAAGCAAACATTTAGTAGAGCCTCCCAACTCTTTATAGACTGACAGACACACTGTTAAAGGGAACATTTctgaagcagagccttcagttatcaggcccctctctgtggaaccagctgccagtttgggaggcagagccttcagttatcaggcccctctctgtggaaccagctgccagtttgggaggcagagccttcagttatcagggcccctctctgtggaaccagctgccagtttgggaggcagagccttcagttatcaggcccctctctgtggacacagctgccagtttgggaggcagagccttcagttatcaggcccctctctgtggaaccagctgctggtttgggaggcagagccttcagttatcaggcccctctctgtggaaccagctgccggtttgggaggcagagccttcagttatcaggcccctctctgtggaaccagctgccggtttgggaggcagagccttcagttatcaggcccctctctgtggaaccagctgccggtttgggaggcagagccttcagttatcaggcccctctctgtggaacaagctgccagtttgggaggcagagccttcagttatcaggcccctctctgtggaaccagctgccggtttggcttcaggaagcagacaccctctctacctttaagatcaggcttaaaactttcctttctgataaagcttatagttagggacggctcaggtgaccctggaacatcccatagttatgctgctataggcccagcctgctgggggagctcccatgatgcacctctcctccctctccatgtacatacgACATCactgttgtcattaacttgtgtttctctctctcagcaggtgtctctggcctggtgttacggtgcttgttgtcccctctttcctgtcctctcagcacccagctggtcgaggcagatggttcctggttctggttctgatggaggtttcttcctgttaaaaaggaGTTTTTTCTCCctacagtcgcctcgtgcacgctcaggacgggggattggatcagagagaagttgcagtgcaatctgttggtttccttaactCTGATACTTTAGCTCTTGAACTCTTGAACATTAGTTCTGTATGaactggactaatttggaatacaataaatttgatttgattggattataattgtattacaattaattggattGTAATAGGCTTGAGTTGGACTGTATcgttgaagtgccttgagatgacacttgctgtgatttggtgctctatagataaaactgaatttaattgaactgGTCGGTGCTCACCTTCTTGGCCATCTTCACCCTGTTCCAgcagctcctcttcctccacacTCGGCTGCAGAGGCTCCCTGCTGGGAGCCAAGCCAACCTCCGGTGCAGTGGGATTCTGGGTAAATACACCCATGTGCGTCAGGCccctttcttcctcctccttctccacctCTTCATCCTCCGTCTCATCTGCAGCAACAAACCAGAGGTAAAACAGATGCTCTTTCTTTTTGGTTTAGACAGCAGATCTTTTCATGATGTTGAAGGTAAAATTGTTTGATTTTGCAGTTATTTCAAGGCTTTGTGGTGTAAAACAGAAATGATGcatttttgccatgttttatcACCTTCTAAACAAGGGATACTTAAACTTCCCTCACTTTAGGTCCACACTAACATCCTCAATCAAATGTCAACAAagatgtcagccattttggcGCGAGTTTGGTGAGAAGACTGATGACATTGTAACGTCAGCCATCAGCTACTTTAATTCCAAGCCTGAAAAAAGGATAAAGCAGCTGGTCTGGCCTTAATCTAGTTTGTATCCCAGAATAATTTGCactaaaaaactaaatttgcatgtttatattagggctgggcgagttaactcgttattatcgcgttaacttgttaattatttaacgccgataaatattttatcgcgcattaacgcatgttttattattgtaaaagcctgttgctgtctgctgcgaaacccccaaacatggagaagggtatggaacttttactcggccaatttcattttaaagttgggctgtgttcgaaaccgcatacttctcctactactcctactaaccttttgagttagtaagggagtttgagtaagcgagaagttcccggatgcatactagattctccgaaatgttgggtatgcatcatgaggttactactcatactcaaactacccgagatgcaacgtaacgtgacgtcg
The Odontesthes bonariensis isolate fOdoBon6 chromosome 3, fOdoBon6.hap1, whole genome shotgun sequence DNA segment above includes these coding regions:
- the podxl2 gene encoding uncharacterized protein podxl2 isoform X2; amino-acid sequence: MPGLLCITLTALLTGCEALRLGSSQRIIPLSPLVAPQFQDEGPHFLQELVRTKRHSVSELVRAQPNLVHDMGWPEIHETSRAQAKMESANSSQMSKPPSANQEVARTHADVEDEMERMVHLAVPQDAGGYWGHPEPTDAETELFGGPGAGDASQESSGFYGPDTEDRDRGEEGGEDQERRGGEDEWEKYTGEDRERREEEEDEKGGGTPKHGVLDVLEVNHTTPDLDALIGYTSSLHPSSSFPPETHDSGLQEHRGSPILEVGPSERGLWEEDLQASGYAVLHSSMTTARPTSAAASTAAAVGGASVGTATSETDTGTDFGLLGSFTKDETEDEEVEKEEEERGLTHMGVFTQNPTAPEVGLAPSREPLQPSVEEEELLEQGEDGQEGFGLEDRSKEEDNEKRRKMEREGTRIRHIIPLTTDPSPTNGFTEPELDPNLEEPRQVVCINWSELAGRGYVILNMTQNLNCEEFRAFQGVRLLKIIERVFARRMNTPEGSWVLYLSKPTHQQHQLLMNVASGQGVIATQDVLDMLGQIRKSLNKVGIQNYSAASSCQSRPRKTRSDYGKLFVVLVIIGSICMVIITSGVIYICWQRRLPAAKTVYRAEELHSVENGYHDNPTLDVTNDGQPEMREKKPSTNGLSGVGEGGGENSSRWQVFVNQAATEDDEEEQDTHL
- the podxl2 gene encoding uncharacterized protein podxl2 isoform X1; the encoded protein is MPGLLCITLTALLTGCEALRLGSSQRIIPLSPLVAPQFQDEGPHFLQELVRTKRHSVSELVRAQPNLVHDMGWPEIHETSRAQAKMESANSSQMSKPPSANQEVARTHADVEDEMEVKNELNVLYKRMVHLAVPQDAGGYWGHPEPTDAETELFGGPGAGDASQESSGFYGPDTEDRDRGEEGGEDQERRGGEDEWEKYTGEDRERREEEEDEKGGGTPKHGVLDVLEVNHTTPDLDALIGYTSSLHPSSSFPPETHDSGLQEHRGSPILEVGPSERGLWEEDLQASGYAVLHSSMTTARPTSAAASTAAAVGGASVGTATSETDTGTDFGLLGSFTKDETEDEEVEKEEEERGLTHMGVFTQNPTAPEVGLAPSREPLQPSVEEEELLEQGEDGQEGFGLEDRSKEEDNEKRRKMEREGTRIRHIIPLTTDPSPTNGFTEPELDPNLEEPRQVVCINWSELAGRGYVILNMTQNLNCEEFRAFQGVRLLKIIERVFARRMNTPEGSWVLYLSKPTHQQHQLLMNVASGQGVIATQDVLDMLGQIRKSLNKVGIQNYSAASSCQSRPRKTRSDYGKLFVVLVIIGSICMVIITSGVIYICWQRRLPAAKTVYRAEELHSVENGYHDNPTLDVTNDGQPEMREKKPSTNGLSGVGEGGGENSSRWQVFVNQAATEDDEEEQDTHL